In the genome of Clostridia bacterium, one region contains:
- a CDS encoding methyl-accepting chemotaxis protein has protein sequence MNWYYNLKIASKLITAFILVALIAGVVGVTGIININNITTQDKVLYELNTVPISQISQVALSYQKSRVAMRDMVVDRDADRLAEYEKSVKEDIANMRVNLDKFGKTLQTTEGIQLVEKLKVAIDKYEPYIGELVGMIKNNNADGAYARMKGEGIILAKEIDETINRLTTLKVVIAGEKAEDNQATARNSVIMMIAFVTAGMLTAIVLGIFIARIISKSMNKLVTAAQKIAGGDLNVEVEVNTKDEVGMLAQAFDTMANNINEVMTNINASAEQVAAGSKQVSDSGQALSQGSTEQASSIEEITSSITEVAAQTKQNAINANQANELALSVREKAAQGNEQMKQMQKAMQDINVSSSNISKIIKVIDEIAFQTNILALNAAVEAARAGQHGKGFAVVAEEVRNLAARSANAAKETTEMIEGSIRKVEAGTKIANDTAEALNEIVNGVAKAATLVGEIAVASNEQATGISQVNQALEQVAQVVQTNSATAEESAAASEELSSQAEVLKDAVLKFKLKRSDFKGIDNLNPEVVRMLEGMVSKKQSNGGKTNKKEMFSKAKIMLEDNEFGKY, from the coding sequence ATGAATTGGTATTATAACTTAAAAATTGCTTCTAAACTAATAACTGCCTTTATACTGGTTGCTCTTATTGCAGGTGTGGTAGGGGTGACAGGGATTATTAATATCAATAATATTACAACTCAGGATAAAGTCCTGTATGAGTTGAACACAGTTCCAATTAGCCAAATATCACAAGTAGCCTTGTCATACCAGAAGTCACGTGTTGCCATGAGGGATATGGTTGTAGACAGAGATGCAGACAGGTTGGCTGAGTATGAAAAGAGTGTAAAAGAAGATATAGCAAATATGAGGGTTAACCTAGATAAATTTGGAAAGACCCTTCAGACAACAGAAGGAATACAGTTGGTTGAAAAGCTGAAGGTGGCAATTGACAAGTATGAACCGTACATAGGCGAATTGGTTGGAATGATAAAAAACAACAATGCGGATGGGGCATATGCCAGGATGAAGGGTGAAGGCATAATTCTGGCAAAGGAAATAGATGAAACTATAAACAGGCTTACAACCCTTAAAGTGGTTATTGCGGGAGAAAAGGCGGAAGATAATCAGGCAACTGCCAGAAATTCGGTAATAATGATGATTGCTTTTGTCACTGCAGGAATGCTGACAGCTATAGTTCTTGGCATTTTTATAGCACGGATAATCAGTAAATCAATGAATAAGCTTGTAACAGCTGCACAGAAAATAGCAGGCGGGGATCTGAATGTTGAAGTGGAAGTGAACACAAAAGATGAGGTGGGAATGCTGGCACAGGCATTTGATACTATGGCTAACAACATAAATGAAGTAATGACAAACATAAATGCTTCTGCAGAACAGGTAGCTGCAGGTTCCAAGCAGGTATCGGATTCTGGACAGGCTTTATCCCAGGGGTCTACAGAACAGGCAAGCTCTATAGAAGAAATCACATCCTCAATTACCGAGGTTGCAGCTCAGACCAAACAAAACGCAATCAACGCAAATCAGGCGAATGAACTTGCCTTGTCCGTAAGAGAAAAGGCAGCCCAGGGAAATGAGCAAATGAAGCAAATGCAGAAGGCTATGCAGGATATAAATGTTTCATCTTCAAACATATCAAAAATAATAAAGGTTATAGACGAAATCGCATTCCAGACAAATATACTTGCGCTTAATGCTGCCGTAGAAGCAGCCAGGGCAGGGCAGCACGGAAAAGGTTTTGCTGTAGTAGCCGAGGAAGTAAGAAATCTGGCTGCCAGAAGTGCAAATGCAGCAAAAGAAACGACAGAGATGATCGAAGGTTCCATACGAAAGGTTGAAGCGGGAACAAAAATAGCAAATGATACGGCAGAAGCTCTGAACGAAATAGTCAATGGAGTGGCAAAAGCTGCAACACTCGTTGGAGAGATTGCTGTTGCGTCAAATGAACAGGCAACAGGTATATCACAAGTAAACCAGGCTCTGGAACAGGTAGCGCAGGTAGTACAGACCAATTCGGCGACAGCGGAGGAAAGTGCAGCTGCAAGCGAAGAACTGTCCAGTCAGGCAGAAGTGCTGAAGGATGCCGTACTAAAATTCAAATTAAAAAGAAGTGATTTTAAAGGTATTGACAATCTAAACCCTGAAGTTGTCCGAATGCTGGAAGGAATGGTGAGCAAAAAGCAAAGTAATGGCGGTAAAACAAATAAGAAAGAAATGTTCTCCAAAGCGAAGATTATGCTTGAAGACAATGAATTTGGCAAGTATTAA
- a CDS encoding methyl-accepting chemotaxis protein, with protein MKWFRNLKILVKLLASFIIVALIAGVVGIVGVINLRKIDTEYTTLYKDFGVAVGDVGNVSIAYQRIRVNLRELIIDKGSSERSTYTEKIKGYDKIINDELAEFQKSLHTEEAKNEYSRLVAAINEYQPIKQKIIDLSLSNREEEALKFLRVDGAKLANEINDTIDKLMELKIKGGNERSDEYSVTTDNTVMTMVIVVIFAVLVAVGLGIYVARILSNPVKNMVSAANKLAVGDVNVSVEADTKDEIGELMGAFGRMIKNVREQALAVEKIASGDLTVEVTVKSENDLLGKKLSEMIQKNNEVLININSASEQVAAGSRQVSASSQALSQGATEQASSIEEITSSMTEVAAQTKQNAINANQASELALAVKEKAEQGNDQMKEMVKAMQDINQSSSNISKIIKVIDEIAFQTNILALNAAVEAARAGQHGKGFAVVAEEVRNLAARSANAAKETTDMIEGSIKNVEVGTKIASNTASALSEIVGGVAKAASLVSEIAIASNEQATGISQVNQALEQVAQVVQTNSATAEESAAASEELSGQADLLKESVRRFRLKDMKNTGFDSFNPDVINMIESMMSKKHYLNTVSRGNQENAASVHPKSQISLESNEFGKY; from the coding sequence ATGAAATGGTTTCGTAATTTGAAGATACTGGTAAAGCTTCTGGCCTCATTTATTATTGTCGCTTTAATAGCTGGTGTTGTCGGAATCGTCGGGGTAATCAATTTAAGGAAAATTGATACTGAATATACTACTTTATATAAGGATTTCGGAGTAGCAGTAGGTGATGTAGGAAATGTATCTATAGCCTACCAGCGTATCAGGGTAAACTTAAGGGAATTGATAATTGACAAGGGAAGCTCGGAACGTAGTACATATACAGAGAAAATAAAGGGTTATGATAAGATTATTAACGATGAATTGGCAGAATTTCAGAAGTCTTTACATACTGAAGAAGCTAAAAATGAGTATTCAAGGCTGGTTGCCGCAATAAACGAATACCAGCCAATAAAGCAAAAAATCATTGATCTGTCCCTTTCTAACAGGGAAGAAGAAGCTTTGAAATTTCTGCGTGTGGATGGAGCAAAGCTGGCTAACGAGATAAATGATACTATTGATAAACTGATGGAACTTAAGATAAAGGGTGGAAATGAAAGGTCAGATGAATATTCTGTTACCACAGACAACACGGTTATGACCATGGTAATTGTTGTGATTTTTGCTGTTTTGGTAGCTGTAGGCTTGGGTATTTATGTAGCCCGTATTTTAAGCAACCCGGTAAAAAATATGGTTTCAGCTGCCAATAAACTTGCTGTAGGAGATGTAAATGTCAGTGTTGAAGCAGATACAAAGGATGAAATAGGAGAATTGATGGGAGCCTTTGGCAGAATGATAAAAAACGTACGAGAACAGGCTCTTGCAGTAGAAAAGATAGCATCCGGCGATCTGACAGTAGAAGTAACCGTTAAGTCGGAGAATGATCTTCTGGGCAAAAAACTCAGTGAGATGATACAAAAGAATAATGAGGTACTGATTAATATTAATTCAGCATCTGAGCAGGTGGCTGCAGGTTCCAGACAGGTTTCGGCATCAAGCCAGGCATTGTCCCAGGGGGCTACCGAGCAGGCAAGCTCCATAGAGGAAATCACTTCATCAATGACTGAAGTTGCTGCCCAGACAAAACAGAATGCAATAAATGCAAATCAGGCCAGCGAGCTTGCATTGGCTGTAAAAGAAAAAGCCGAACAAGGAAATGACCAGATGAAGGAAATGGTAAAAGCGATGCAGGACATAAACCAGTCTTCCTCCAATATATCAAAAATAATAAAGGTTATAGACGAGATTGCTTTCCAGACAAATATACTGGCACTAAACGCAGCTGTAGAAGCAGCCAGGGCGGGACAGCACGGAAAGGGCTTTGCTGTAGTGGCTGAAGAAGTAAGAAACCTGGCTGCCAGAAGTGCAAATGCTGCAAAAGAAACAACCGATATGATAGAAGGTTCCATTAAAAATGTTGAGGTAGGCACAAAAATAGCAAGCAACACGGCCAGTGCCTTGAGCGAGATAGTTGGAGGTGTGGCTAAGGCAGCATCTTTAGTAAGTGAGATAGCAATTGCATCGAATGAACAGGCAACGGGAATATCGCAGGTAAATCAGGCTCTTGAACAGGTTGCACAGGTTGTACAGACCAACTCTGCAACTGCCGAGGAAAGTGCAGCAGCAAGTGAAGAGCTGTCTGGTCAGGCAGACTTACTGAAAGAATCTGTAAGAAGGTTCAGACTGAAAGATATGAAAAATACCGGCTTTGACAGTTTCAACCCTGATGTTATTAATATGATTGAGAGCATGATGAGCAAAAAGCACTATTTAAATACTGTAAGCAGAGGAAACCAGGAAAATGCAGCTTCTGTGCACCCTAAATCTCAAATATCTCTTGAAAGTAATGAATTTGGCAAATACTAA
- a CDS encoding chemotaxis protein CheW yields MTEVLENVMEFEDTQKDKYLTFVLGSEEYGIDIKYVTEIIGLQSITQVPEMPEYIKGIINLRGKIIPVLDVRLRFKKESREYNDRTCTIVVDMENTSVGLIVDSVSEVLSIPETEIVPPPQLNSGYHQRYIKGIGKVGTNVKLLLDCNKLLNDDEIQEIMNLS; encoded by the coding sequence ATGACTGAAGTTTTGGAAAACGTAATGGAATTTGAGGATACGCAGAAAGATAAGTATCTGACTTTCGTTTTAGGCAGTGAGGAATACGGAATAGACATAAAATATGTGACAGAAATTATTGGACTGCAATCTATAACACAAGTACCTGAAATGCCTGAATACATAAAGGGTATTATTAATTTGAGAGGGAAAATCATTCCGGTGCTTGATGTCAGGTTGAGATTCAAGAAGGAATCCAGGGAGTATAACGACAGGACATGTACAATTGTAGTAGATATGGAGAATACATCTGTGGGATTGATTGTGGATTCAGTATCTGAAGTGTTATCAATACCTGAAACTGAAATAGTACCGCCTCCACAGTTGAACTCAGGTTATCATCAGAGGTATATAAAAGGCATAGGTAAGGTTGGAACTAACGTGAAGCTGTTGCTGGACTGCAACAAGCTTTTGAATGATGATGAGATACAGGAAATTATGAACCTTTCATAA
- a CDS encoding protein-glutamate O-methyltransferase CheR, which yields MLDISDKEFERLATYMKANYGINMTEKKKTLVMGRLHNVLIQNNFKSFSEYYEYIISDKTGDAVTTLINKLTTNHTFFMRESQHFDYLKKNVLPYLAEKEKSRKDLRIWSAGCSTGEEPYTLAMILSDFFGLEKPQWDTKVLATDISSKVLNAADKGIYSNEHIASLPDYWKRNYFRPHDTENSIVADRIKSEVIFRLFNLMTNYFPFKRQFHVIFCRNVMIYFDAETKRELVNKFYDSTEPGGYLFIGHSESLNRSESGYKYILPAVYRKE from the coding sequence ATTTTGGACATTTCGGATAAGGAATTCGAACGTCTTGCAACATATATGAAGGCGAATTACGGCATAAATATGACCGAAAAGAAAAAAACACTTGTTATGGGACGCTTGCATAATGTCCTTATACAAAATAACTTTAAAAGCTTTTCAGAGTATTACGAGTACATAATTTCCGATAAGACGGGGGATGCCGTTACCACCCTCATAAACAAGCTTACAACCAATCATACTTTTTTTATGAGGGAGTCCCAGCATTTTGATTATCTAAAAAAGAATGTGCTTCCCTATCTTGCGGAAAAAGAGAAAAGCAGGAAGGATTTAAGGATATGGAGTGCCGGGTGTTCGACAGGTGAAGAGCCTTATACGCTTGCAATGATTTTATCCGATTTTTTCGGTTTGGAAAAACCTCAGTGGGATACCAAGGTATTGGCTACGGATATTTCTTCAAAGGTATTGAATGCTGCAGATAAGGGGATTTATTCCAATGAGCACATAGCTTCCTTGCCTGACTATTGGAAAAGGAACTATTTCAGGCCACATGACACTGAAAACTCCATAGTTGCGGATAGAATAAAAAGTGAAGTCATTTTCAGATTATTCAATCTGATGACGAATTATTTTCCGTTTAAGAGACAGTTTCATGTAATATTCTGCAGAAATGTGATGATATATTTTGACGCTGAAACGAAAAGGGAATTGGTAAACAAATTCTATGACAGTACAGAACCGGGGGGGTATTTGTTCATTGGACATTCGGAATCACTTAACCGCAGCGAAAGCGGATATAAATATATTCTGCCTGCTGTTTACAGAAAAGAATGA
- a CDS encoding PAS domain S-box protein, whose amino-acid sequence MQNDRQFTKGKKAEREFLSIALESIGDGVITTDENGRVVFMNEAAEELTGWSRTDADGKRLEEVFVIIDKKSGSLLESPFTVTLRKGSKSGLKNHTVLISKHGTESYISASSAPIKECDGEIIGVVVVFRDITRIKQAEEEVANEQKNLKAIFESSPVGMLLLDENMIICRINDSALKILKRGFEDVISRRIGIGFNCINCIRGNNGCGFSIECDNCLFWSIVSVAFDSGEPIKGMEISHYIFVDGKEENIWLKMSAVPVVLDGRIYVVLAIEDITENKRNEEGLKRYQILSEKARDIIYFIDTDGNILEANDAAFKAYGYTREELLSKSVFELRNNEEIPQVAKQLKIADAEGTLFETEHIRKDGSVFPVEVSAQGTTIGNKRVILSIIRDITERKKAERELQLAMEAAETASRAKSEFLANMSHEIRTPLNGIIGMTDLTLLTELTKDQKENLVTIKTCADTLHRVINDILDLSKIEAGKMLIESIQFDIRELIEKTVKPHYTNARLKGLKFIHNVNKEVPETLMGDPTRLQQILNNLIGNAVKFTEAGEINIQVDNYLIIDSRAYMKFSISDTGIGIAQEEMSQLFKNFSQVDGSITRKYGGTGLGLAISKHLVEMMGGTIWLKSEKGKGSTFYFTIEFSVGSMAARAGSISGINSLLEKTENTLEILMAEDDKVNQILTTQILEKKGHRVDIANNGAEALKKLSEKNYDAILMDIQMPELDGIETTRRIRAAEEGTDRHVPIIALTAFALEGDRERFISAGMDYYVSKPVSMEELLKPLEQLGESKYGDNAQTVVLGNNNAGSRIKNIENKLKEHKKLFIHDIRLHMKRLRVACEKHESIQIERYAHLIKISASGAEENTIKNIAFKIELAARKEDWVQIGVLLINLEEETGKII is encoded by the coding sequence ATGCAAAACGACAGGCAGTTCACCAAAGGGAAAAAGGCTGAAAGGGAGTTTCTGTCGATTGCCCTTGAAAGTATAGGGGATGGTGTAATAACCACTGATGAAAACGGCAGGGTAGTATTTATGAATGAAGCAGCCGAGGAACTTACCGGATGGAGCCGTACTGATGCAGACGGAAAGAGGCTGGAAGAAGTATTTGTAATTATTGACAAAAAAAGCGGCTCTTTATTGGAGAGCCCTTTTACCGTGACATTAAGGAAGGGAAGTAAAAGCGGACTTAAGAATCATACAGTACTGATATCAAAGCACGGTACAGAAAGCTATATATCAGCCAGCAGTGCGCCCATAAAAGAATGCGATGGGGAAATAATCGGTGTAGTAGTAGTTTTCAGAGACATAACAAGAATCAAGCAAGCCGAAGAAGAAGTGGCAAATGAACAAAAAAACCTGAAGGCTATTTTTGAATCTTCACCTGTAGGGATGCTGCTATTAGATGAGAATATGATCATATGCAGAATCAATGATTCTGCATTGAAGATATTGAAAAGAGGGTTTGAGGATGTAATAAGCAGACGGATTGGTATCGGATTTAACTGTATAAACTGTATCAGAGGCAACAATGGTTGCGGCTTTAGTATCGAGTGTGACAATTGTCTTTTCTGGAGTATTGTTTCTGTTGCCTTTGATTCGGGAGAGCCGATAAAAGGTATGGAAATATCCCATTATATATTCGTGGACGGAAAAGAGGAAAACATATGGCTGAAAATGAGTGCTGTCCCGGTAGTATTGGATGGCAGAATATATGTAGTGCTGGCTATTGAAGATATCACTGAGAACAAGAGGAATGAGGAAGGGCTTAAAAGGTACCAGATACTATCAGAAAAAGCCCGTGATATAATTTACTTTATCGATACCGATGGAAATATCCTGGAGGCAAATGATGCCGCATTCAAGGCATATGGATATACCAGAGAAGAGCTTTTGAGCAAGAGTGTATTTGAACTTAGAAACAATGAAGAAATTCCGCAGGTTGCAAAACAGCTTAAGATAGCTGATGCAGAAGGAACGCTTTTTGAAACTGAGCATATACGCAAGGACGGAAGTGTGTTTCCGGTAGAGGTAAGTGCCCAGGGAACTACTATCGGAAATAAGAGAGTAATACTGAGTATAATAAGAGATATTACAGAGAGGAAGAAGGCAGAACGGGAACTGCAGCTTGCCATGGAAGCTGCCGAAACAGCAAGCAGGGCGAAAAGTGAATTTTTGGCCAATATGAGCCACGAAATACGTACTCCGCTAAATGGAATAATAGGTATGACTGATCTGACTTTGCTTACTGAACTGACAAAAGACCAAAAAGAAAACTTAGTCACAATAAAAACGTGTGCCGATACATTGCATAGGGTAATCAACGATATACTGGATCTTTCTAAAATCGAGGCGGGAAAAATGCTTATAGAGAGTATTCAATTCGATATAAGAGAATTAATAGAAAAAACAGTTAAGCCTCATTATACAAATGCCAGGCTAAAAGGGCTCAAATTCATACATAACGTGAATAAAGAAGTACCTGAAACCCTGATGGGTGACCCTACACGATTGCAGCAGATACTGAACAACCTTATAGGGAATGCAGTAAAATTTACCGAAGCAGGTGAGATAAACATACAGGTGGATAATTACCTGATAATTGATTCTAGGGCATATATGAAGTTCTCTATATCAGATACGGGTATAGGGATTGCCCAGGAAGAAATGAGCCAGTTATTCAAAAATTTCAGTCAGGTAGATGGTTCAATAACAAGGAAGTATGGAGGAACAGGACTGGGCTTGGCCATATCCAAACATCTTGTAGAAATGATGGGTGGTACTATATGGCTAAAGAGTGAAAAAGGTAAAGGCAGTACGTTTTACTTTACTATAGAATTCAGTGTAGGTAGTATGGCAGCAAGGGCAGGAAGCATTTCCGGAATAAACAGCTTGTTGGAAAAGACGGAAAACACACTGGAGATTCTAATGGCGGAAGATGACAAGGTTAACCAGATACTTACTACTCAAATACTTGAAAAAAAAGGTCATAGAGTGGATATTGCCAATAATGGGGCAGAAGCATTGAAAAAACTGAGTGAAAAAAACTATGATGCAATTCTGATGGATATCCAGATGCCTGAATTGGACGGTATTGAGACAACCAGGAGGATAAGGGCTGCAGAAGAGGGTACTGACAGGCATGTTCCAATAATAGCACTAACGGCATTTGCTCTCGAAGGTGACAGAGAGAGATTCATTTCTGCAGGCATGGACTATTATGTTTCCAAGCCTGTAAGCATGGAAGAGCTGTTAAAGCCACTGGAACAGTTGGGAGAATCGAAATACGGAGACAATGCCCAAACAGTAGTTTTGGGGAACAATAATGCAGGTAGCAGGATAAAAAACATAGAGAACAAGCTTAAAGAGCATAAAAAGCTGTTTATCCATGATATACGGCTGCATATGAAAAGACTTAGGGTGGCATGTGAGAAACATGAGAGTATACAGATAGAGCGGTATGCTCATCTCATAAAGATTTCAGCTTCAGGTGCAGAAGAAAACACTATTAAGAATATTGCTTTTAAGATAGAACTGGCTGCCAGAAAAGAAGATTGGGTACAGATAGGTGTGCTGTTGATAAATTTGGAAGAAGAAACTGGAAAAATAATATGA
- a CDS encoding chemotaxis response regulator protein-glutamate methylesterase gives MFIKRKIKVLIVDDSLLFRETLARGITSDPGIEVVATAPDPYTASEKIIEFEPDVMTLDVEMPRMNGIEFLRRLMPQYPIPVVVVSAVSENVFDALNAGAVDFVTKSAPGNPKGMDSLINELIVKIKIASTAKVGHLKGAGLPGGLSGRNNPKSEISDLTERIIAIGASTGGTEAIYQVIKSLPREIPGMVIVQHMPPVFTRMYAERLNNSCSLEVREAKDGDKVLPGRVLIAPGDFHMRLKKFGGSYQVECFKGERVNGHCPSVDILFESVAKEAGRNAIGVILTGMGYDGAKGMLSMRKNGARTIGQDEHSCVVYGMPKVAYDIGAVEKQVALDNIAQVVFSVINGKL, from the coding sequence GTGTTTATTAAACGCAAGATAAAGGTTTTGATTGTAGATGATTCGCTTTTGTTCAGGGAAACTTTGGCAAGAGGCATTACTTCCGATCCTGGTATCGAGGTAGTGGCAACTGCACCGGACCCATATACAGCCAGCGAAAAAATAATTGAATTTGAGCCTGATGTAATGACGCTGGATGTAGAAATGCCCAGAATGAACGGTATTGAATTCCTTCGCAGGCTTATGCCCCAATACCCTATACCTGTAGTTGTAGTGAGTGCCGTCAGTGAAAATGTTTTTGATGCCTTGAATGCCGGTGCGGTAGATTTTGTTACAAAGTCCGCACCGGGCAATCCTAAAGGAATGGACTCATTGATAAATGAGCTTATAGTGAAAATAAAAATAGCGTCTACAGCCAAGGTGGGACACTTGAAAGGGGCTGGGCTGCCAGGAGGATTATCAGGAAGAAATAATCCGAAGAGCGAAATATCAGACCTTACGGAACGTATAATTGCAATTGGAGCATCCACTGGGGGAACTGAGGCTATTTATCAAGTTATAAAATCCCTTCCGAGGGAAATTCCCGGAATGGTGATAGTGCAGCATATGCCTCCGGTATTTACAAGGATGTATGCGGAAAGGCTGAATAATTCATGCTCTCTGGAGGTAAGAGAGGCAAAGGACGGGGACAAGGTATTGCCGGGGCGTGTCCTTATTGCTCCGGGGGATTTCCATATGAGATTGAAAAAGTTCGGGGGATCATATCAAGTCGAATGCTTTAAGGGTGAAAGAGTTAATGGTCACTGTCCTTCCGTAGATATACTTTTTGAGTCCGTAGCTAAGGAAGCTGGAAGAAATGCAATAGGTGTCATACTTACAGGTATGGGATATGATGGGGCCAAGGGAATGCTGTCGATGAGAAAAAACGGTGCAAGGACTATTGGACAGGATGAACATTCATGTGTCGTATATGGTATGCCTAAGGTTGCATACGATATTGGAGCAGTTGAAAAACAGGTAGCGCTGGACAATATTGCACAGGTTGTGTTTTCTGTAATTAATGGGAAGTTGTAA
- a CDS encoding chemotaxis protein CheA yields the protein MGNSYSREPMLEMFIFETYQLLEQLEQSIINSEKNGGFHSSINEIFRIMHTIKGSSAMMLFNNIAATAHAIEDLFYYLREEKPDKVDYSRLSDIVLEGVDFIKCETAKIDSGLNADGNSEELINVIKAYLTNLRIENNSPSKGNENNNSNSEQKFYISPERTMISTSGTSNKYKAIIFFEDGCEMENIRAFTVVHNLKEIADELQFAPEDIMENDDSIEVIRQEGFKVVFNTGKSFDEVRDILQQTIFLRDLDLVCLEENNTDRPEARVKREINLDKPVDEFIDKDRSKEIQKENTSTSSKQGIISVNITKLDKLMDLVGELVISEAMVTGNPDLKGLQLDNFYKSARQLHKITSELQDIVMSIRMVPLSMTFQKMNRIVRDMSKKLNKDVELEIIGEETEVDKNIIESISDPLMHLIRNSIDHGIESAVDRLEKGKPEAGKVTLEAKSAGGDVWIIVKDDGRGLNKEKILKKALENGLVYKPESELTDREIYSFIFLPGFSTKEKVTEFSGRGVGMDVVTKNIEKVGGTVLVDSKPDTGTTISIKIPLTLAIIDGMTIKVGNSRYTVPMTSIKESMRVTERDVITDPDGNEMILIRGQCHPILRLHEIYKVKTDTLKIHEGIIMMVEDEDKSICIFADELLGEQQVVVKALPSYLKKVGGIAGCTLLGDGSISLILDVVGLMGVDR from the coding sequence ATGGGTAATAGTTATAGCAGGGAACCTATGCTTGAGATGTTTATATTCGAAACATATCAACTTCTGGAGCAGTTGGAGCAATCAATCATAAACTCAGAAAAAAATGGCGGTTTCCACTCTTCTATAAATGAAATCTTCAGAATAATGCACACTATTAAAGGATCTTCAGCTATGATGCTCTTTAATAACATAGCTGCTACAGCACATGCAATAGAAGACCTCTTTTACTATCTCAGGGAGGAAAAGCCTGACAAGGTTGATTATTCAAGATTGAGTGATATTGTCCTTGAAGGGGTGGATTTCATAAAATGCGAGACTGCCAAAATTGACAGTGGTCTGAATGCAGATGGAAATTCAGAAGAACTTATAAATGTAATCAAAGCATATTTGACTAATCTAAGAATTGAGAATAATTCACCTTCCAAAGGAAATGAGAATAATAACAGCAATTCCGAACAGAAATTCTATATCTCACCGGAAAGAACTATGATTTCTACATCAGGTACATCAAACAAATACAAAGCAATCATTTTTTTTGAGGATGGTTGCGAAATGGAGAATATAAGGGCTTTTACTGTAGTACATAATCTAAAGGAAATTGCAGATGAACTGCAATTTGCACCTGAAGATATAATGGAAAATGATGATAGCATTGAGGTTATAAGGCAGGAAGGCTTTAAGGTTGTTTTCAATACAGGAAAGAGTTTTGATGAGGTAAGGGATATATTACAGCAGACGATTTTCTTAAGAGATTTGGATTTAGTTTGTTTGGAAGAGAATAACACTGACCGGCCTGAAGCAAGAGTTAAAAGGGAAATAAATCTTGATAAGCCTGTAGATGAGTTTATTGACAAAGACAGATCAAAGGAAATTCAAAAAGAAAATACCTCAACATCTTCAAAACAAGGAATAATAAGTGTTAATATTACAAAGCTTGATAAACTGATGGACCTTGTAGGAGAGCTGGTAATCTCTGAAGCGATGGTTACGGGAAATCCGGATTTGAAAGGATTACAGCTTGACAACTTTTATAAATCAGCGAGGCAGCTTCACAAAATCACAAGCGAGCTTCAGGATATTGTAATGTCTATCCGGATGGTTCCACTTTCAATGACCTTTCAGAAAATGAACCGCATTGTCAGAGATATGAGCAAAAAGCTTAATAAGGATGTAGAACTTGAAATAATAGGAGAAGAGACTGAAGTAGATAAAAACATAATTGAAAGCATATCTGACCCATTGATGCATCTTATACGTAATTCCATTGACCATGGCATAGAATCTGCGGTGGACAGACTGGAAAAAGGCAAGCCTGAAGCCGGCAAAGTAACTCTTGAGGCCAAGAGTGCAGGGGGAGATGTGTGGATTATCGTAAAAGATGATGGACGAGGGTTGAACAAGGAAAAGATTTTAAAAAAGGCGTTGGAGAACGGATTGGTTTATAAGCCTGAGAGTGAGCTGACAGACAGGGAGATATATTCATTTATTTTCTTACCGGGATTTTCAACTAAAGAAAAGGTTACTGAGTTTTCCGGCAGAGGTGTGGGCATGGATGTAGTTACCAAGAATATTGAGAAGGTAGGGGGAACTGTACTGGTAGATAGTAAACCAGATACAGGGACTACTATTTCGATAAAGATACCGCTGACGCTTGCCATTATAGATGGTATGACAATAAAAGTAGGGAATTCAAGGTATACCGTCCCTATGACTTCAATAAAGGAATCAATGCGCGTAACCGAAAGGGACGTGATAACAGATCCGGACGGTAATGAAATGATTCTTATAAGAGGCCAGTGTCACCCTATACTAAGGCTTCACGAAATCTACAAAGTTAAAACTGACACTTTGAAAATACATGAAGGAATAATCATGATGGTGGAAGATGAAGATAAAAGTATCTGCATTTTTGCAGATGAACTACTTGGGGAGCAGCAGGTAGTAGTAAAAGCTTTGCCATCATATTTAAAAAAGGTAGGAGGGATAGCAGGGTGTACCTTACTGGGAGATGGCAGTATAAGCTTGATTCTGGATGTAGTAGGGTTAATGGGAGTAGATAGATAA